A genome region from Magnolia sinica isolate HGM2019 chromosome 8, MsV1, whole genome shotgun sequence includes the following:
- the LOC131252971 gene encoding cation/H(+) antiporter 20, with translation MAVNITSIKTASNGAWQGDNPLHFAFPLLIIQTILVLAISRSLAFLLKPLRQPKVIAEIIGGILLGPSALGRNKTYLHKIFPSWSSPILETVASIGLLFFLFLVGLELDLNSLRRSGKKAAGIAAAGISLPFICGIGVAFVLRKAVDGADEVNYGPFFVFMGVALSITAFPVLARILAELKLLTVSIGETAMAAAAFNDIAAWVLLALAVAISGDTKGGVHKSPLISLWVLLSGVAFVVFMLVAIRPVMGWVARRSSAHDSEACIAITLAGVLASGFVTDFIGIHSIFGAFVFGLAIPKEGEFAGRLIEKIEDFVSSLLLPLYFASSGLKTDVAKIHGAQAWGLLVLVIGSACFGKISGTFVVALLSKIPAREALTLGVLMNTKGLVELIVLNIGKEKKVLNDETFAILVLMALFTTFITTPVVMALYKPARAISAYKQRRLQSESPNKDKKQLRILACLHGPANIPSIINLIETIRGTNKSLLKLYIMHLVELTERSSSIAMVFRERKNGLPFRNPLRKQTNDKVSIAFDAYRQLGRVSVRPITGVSALASMHEDVCSVAEDKHVHMVILPFHKHAKNGGERGDVAMENVGPGWREVNQRVLKEAPCSVGVLVDRGLGGAQQTKPGDVAHGVCVLFFGGPDDREALELAGRMAEHPGVRVDVVRFLEVKNAVGNGVMLKPSPEKRTANSYSFSTAVVDREREKELDEIAIAEFRRGREGQVGYEERRGSNIVESVLEIGKKQQYELIVVGQGRFPSAMVAELAERVAEHAELGPIGDILSSSGHGVASSVLIVQQHDGVHANVTPVSKIVGSDAAANLV, from the exons ATGGCCGTCAACATAACCTCCATCAAGACTGCATCCAACGGCGCATGGCAAGGCGACAATCCGCTCCACTTCGCCTTTCCACTCCTCATCATCCAGACCATACTCGTCCTCGCCATCAGCCGTTCCCTCGCCTTCCTCCTCAAGCCCCTCCGTCAGCCTAAAGTCATCGCTGAGATCATC GGTGGGATTCTGCTGGGCCCATCAGCACTCGGACGGAACAAGACGTACCTACACAAGATCTTTCCCTCGTGGAGTTCTCCCATCCTCGAGACCGTCGCCAGCATCggacttctcttcttcctcttcctcgtcGGTCTCGAGCTCGACCTCAACTCCCTCCGCCGCAGCGGAAAGAAGGCCGCGGGCATCGCAGCGGCAGGCATATCCCTGCCGTTCATCTGCGGAATCGGCGTCGCCTTCGTCCTCCGCAAGGCCGTGGACGGCGCGGATGAGGTCAACTACGGCCCCTTCTTCGTCTTCATGGGCGTGGCCCTCTCCATCACCGCCTTCCCCGTCCTCGCCCGCATCCTCGCCGAGCTCAAGCTCCTCACAGTCTCCATCGGCGAGACGGCCATGGCGGCCGCGGCGTTCAACGACATCGCCGCCTGGGTCCTGCTCGCCCTGGCCGTCGCCATCTCCGGCGACACCAAGGGTGGCGTCCACAAGAGCCCGCTGATCTCCCTGTGGGTCCTACTCTCCGGCGTCGCGTTCGTCGTCTTCATGCTGGTGGCGATCCGGCCTGTGATGGGCTGGGTGGCGCGGCGCTCGTCGGCGCACGATAGCGAGGCGTGCATAGCGATCACGCTGGCGGGGGTGCTTGCGTCGGGATTCGTGACGGATTTTATTGGGATCCACTCAATCTTCGGGGCGTTCGTATTCGGGCTGGCGATTCCGAAGGAAGGGGAGTTTGCGGGGAGGCTGATAGAGAAGATCGAGGACTTCGTGTCGAGTCTGCTGCTGCCGCTCTACTTCGCGTCGAGTGGGCTGAAGACTGACGTGGCCAAGATCCACGGTGCCCAGGCGTGGGGCTTGCTTGTGCTTGTGATCGGGAGCGCATGCTTCGGGAAGATATCTGGGACGTTCGTCGTGGCGTTGCTGAGCAAGATACCGGCGCGGGAGGCGCTGACGCTGGGGGTGCTGATGAATACCAAGGGCCTGGTGGAGCTCATCGTCTTGAACATTGGCAAGGAGAAGAAG GTTCTCAACGACGAGACATTCGCCATACTAGTCCTGATGGCACTCTTCACGACGTTCATCACAACCCCAGTtgtcatggccctctacaagccCGCCCGCGCCATATCTGCCTACAAGCAACGCAGGCTCCAATCAGAATCCCCCAACAAAGATAAAAAGCAGCTTCGGATCTTAGCGTGTCTCCATGGACCCGCCAACATCCCTTCCATCATCAACCTCATAGAGACGATCCGAGGCACGAACAAATCCCTACTCAAGCTCTACATAATGCACCTGGTCGAGCTCACCGAGCGCTCTTCGTCGATTGCCATGGTCTTCAGAGAACGCAAGAACGGCCTGCCGTTCCGTAACCCGCTGCGGAAGCAGACGAATGATAAGGTGTCCATCGCATTCGACGCTTATAGGCAGCTGGGCCGGGTCTCGGTCCGGCCCATAACCGGCGTTTCGGCCCTGGCCAGCATGCACGAGGACGTGTGTAGCGTGGCCGAGGACAAGCACGTGCATATGGTAATCTTGCCTTTTCACAAGCATGCGAAGAACGGTGGGGAGCGTGGTGACGTGGCGATGGAGAATGTGGGGCCCGGTTGGAGGGAGGTAAACCAACGGGTGTTGAAGGAAGCGCCTTGCTCGGTGGGGGTTCTGGTCGACAGAGGGCTCGGTGGGGCCCAGCAGACGAAGCCCGGTGACGTGGCGCATGGGGTGTGCGTGTTGTTCTTTGGTGGGCCTGATGATAGGGAGGCGTTGGAGCTGGCGGGTAGAATGGCGGAGCATCCTGGGGTGAGGGTTGACGTCGTTAGATTCTTAGAAGTGAAGAACGCTGTTGGTAACGGCGTTATGTTGAAGCCGTCTCCGGAGAAGCGTACGGCGAATAGCTACAGCTTCTCGACGGCTGTCGTTGATCGTGAGAGAGAGAAG GAGCTCGACGAGATTGCGATCGCCGAGTTTCGGCGAGGGAGGGAAGGACAGGTAGGGTATGAAGAGAGGCGAGGCAGCAACATCGTGGAGAGCGTGCTGGAAATCGGCAAGAAGCAGCAGTATGAGCTGATTGTGGTGGGGCAGGGTCGATTCCCATCGGCGATGGTAGCCGAGTTAGCGGAGCGCGTAGCTGAGCATGCAGAACTGGGGCCCATAGGTGATATCCTTTCATCTTCGGGCCACGGCGTGGCATCGTCGGTGCTTATTGTTCAACAGCACGACGGAGTCCATGCGAACGTTACACCTGTTTCAAAGATCGTCGGCAGTGACGCTGCTGCTAACTTGGTGTGA